GTGGGCTGCGAAGGCCGCTCGCTCGGCGCCTGGAGACGGCAGGGCGGGGCGGCCGTTCGGCGCGGTGGCATGCATCATGGCCGGGCTGAAGCTCGGACGCTGCATGTGCGCGAAATCCACGGCCCGTGGCGAGGCGGCAGGGGGCGCGAAGCGGCTCGGTCCAGGAGCGGGCGCACCCCGGTCAAAGGTGTTGTGCACCGAGACGTTGCCGAAGTCGTGCCGGTTGTCGATGTGCACGGAACGGTCGATGTGGGTGTACCGATTGATCACGGTGGTGCGGTTCACCACGTAAGGATGGTTGTCGTAGACCACGGCCGGCCGCCCGTACCCGCCGCCGCGTGGACCGCCCCAGGAGGTCCGCCAGGCATCCCAGCCCCAGGGATGGTCGTGGTGTCCGTGCGCGAACAGTTCACCCACCAGCACGCCTGCGCCGAACGACAGCAGCCCGGTCGCGACGAGATCGCCGCGGTCGGGTGCCGGTTCGTACCAGCGTTCGGTGGTGTAGACGCGCGAATAGACCGGTTCGCCGTAGACGACGTCGGGATCGTAGCTGGGCACGTAGACGACATCCGGCTGGGCCGGTTCGATCTCGATGGTCTGGGCCGGCGGCTCGACGACACGACGTTCGTCGACCACGGTCGTGGTTTCGGGCGCGTCCGTCACGCGTACCGTCTGCTGGGGCGTATCGCGGAGCGAACCGTGCGCGCGGGCACGCTGACGCATCACCTGGATCGCGTTGAGTACGTCCGTCGGTTCGGCCGCGTAGGCCGCGCCCAGTGCGGCGGTCCAGTCGTCATGGCCGTCCAGCTGGTCGACCACCGCGGGAAACGCCACCAGTGCCTTGACGCTGGGATCCCACGGTTCGTCGGCGGCGGCATCGATCAGCGCCGAGCCGCTGAGGTTGCGCCGGTCTTCGAGGAACCCGCGTGCCGCATGCACGTCGTCGGGGTGGGTGGAGGCGGCGAGCGTCAGCGCGACGAGCTTGTCGGGGAACAAGGCGATGGGGGAGACCAGCGCGTAGAGCTGTTCCGCGGTCGGCGGTTGGTAGGCCGCCGCTGCGGGCTGTTCCGCCGTGACGGCGGGTGCCGGTGACGGCGCAGCCGCTTCGTCCGCCGGCGCCTGGCGCTGGCAACCCGCCAGCATGCCGAGCGTCGCGACCGATAGCGCGGTCATCAGAAAGACATCCTTCGGAAGGTATTTCATGGGGCCTCTCGTCCAGGGTCGCGTGCGGATCCGGTGTGGCGCCAATGTCGTTTTCGGCGCGTGACTGGGCGCTGTCTGGAGGCGCAAGGCCTTGCGCTTTGAAGGAGCCGTTTAAGGACGGTTGAGGAGGGCGTCCCCAGGCGCTCGGCGCCATGGATGGCTGCGCGCTTTTTGATGCATCGCAGCAATACCGCTCGCGCCGACCGATCGCGCTCGTTGCGCTGCGCCAATCGGACCTAAAGCCCCTGCCACCAATGGCTTGCGCGTGATTTCGGACAAAATCGAGCGCTACTGGATCGATCCAAATAGTCGGGCCACATTCCGCACTGCACTATTTTGGTATTCCTGCGTTATCCATGTAAATCATGGAGTTGCAAGAGTTTGTCTATCCTTGGATCGAGTTAAAAATCAGTTGACAACGTTGTCAACTCACCCAAGAATCCGCCAGTAACACGGTACGCCGTGATTGCGCGCGATACCCCGTCAAGGGCGCGCGAAAGTGAAGAAGGGCACCAGAAGACCCCAACGAAGCGAACGTCCCGACGCTGGCCCATGGCCAGCGCGGTCCCGTTCGCTCGAAAAAAAACCAGACGCGGGGTTGGGCCCGGCCGACAAGCGAGCCCTGCCTCTTTTCCTTTCAGGAGATCGATGTGAACCACCGTTTCAGCGCGCTTTCCATGGCCATCCTGGCCGGTCTGTTCGCCACCGGCAGCGTGATGGCGCAGACCGCCACCAACGCCCCGGCCGCGAGCGACGCGAAGAAGACCACCGCCGACCAGGCCGCACCGCAGGACGCGGCCGAGCTTACCGGCATCACCGTGACCGGCATCCGCGCGAGCTTGCAGAAGTCGCTCGACCTCAAGCGCAACTCCGACTCGATCGTCGATGCCATCTCGGCCGAAGACGTGGGCAAGTTCCCGGACACCAACGTGGCCGAGTCGCTGTCGCACCTCCCCGGCATCAGCGTGGACCGCAACTTCGGCGAAGGCGACAAGGTCAGCATCCTCGGCACCGACCCGGCGCTGAACCGCCTGCTGCTGAACGGCCAGACCCTCGCTTCGACCAACTGGACGTCCGACCCGAACAACCCGGACAGCCGCTCGTTCGACTACAGCCTGCTCACCTCGGAAATCATCGGTAACGCCCAGGTCTACAAGACCCCGCAGGCGAAGATCGACGAAGGCTCGATCGGCGGCACCGTGATCGTCAACACCCGTCGCCCGCTCGACCTCAAGGCGAACACGCTCACCGGCAACGTGAGCTACAACTACAACGATCGCGCCGATACCGGCAAGCCGAACGCTTCGGTCTTCTACAGCTGGAAGAACCAGGACAACACCTTCGGCGTGCTCGGCTCGCTGATGCACTCGCAGCGCATCATCGACCGCCAGGGCACCGAGATCTTCGGCTACCAGCGCGCGAACGATCCGACCGACACCAACCCCGACCACCAGTTCGCCCCGGGCGTGGTGCCGGCCGGCACGCAGCCGACCTATCCGACCGCGATCAACACCGCGTGGTTCCAGCAGAAGCGCAAGCGCGACGGCGTGTCGACCGGCCTGCAGTGGAAGCCGAACGACGCCTTCGAGCTGAACTTCACCGGCCTGTACGTCACCGAGAAGTTCGACAACTTCAACCAGAGCCGCTACGGCGACTGGTCGGGTTCGGCGCCGTACGCCACCTCGGTGGGCGTCAACGACGGCGTGATCACCAGCGCCAACTACGGCCCGAACGCACCGACCTACCTCGACGGCTACGAGCGCGAGTCGAAGGTCAACACCGGCGCCGCGCAGCTGCGCGCCGACTGGTACGGCGACGGCTGGACCGCGTCGAGCCAGATCGGCTACACCGGTTCCACCGGTGGTTCGGAAGGCATCTGGAACACCCAGTTCAAGTCGCTCGGCGGCTACAACTGGAACCTCGACGGCCAGCATCCGCAGATCAACTACAACTTCCCGGACAATCCGTCGGCCGCCGCGATCAACGGCGTGGGCTTCAGCCGCGCGCCCACCTACGACCGCGAGCGTTACTTCCAGGCCGACTTCGCGCATGACGTGGCGTGGGGCCCGCTGAACCAGATCGAAGTGGGCGTGAAGGCGACCAACCACTACAACGGCCAGGACGCCTACGCCTCGCGCTTCCCGTCGCTCGCTTCCATGGGCATCGGCGGCCTGACGCTGAACGACTGGGCCGGCGGCCAGACCCCGGACGGCTTCCTGGGCGGCCTGAACGCCACCCCGGGCATGCAGGACTGGACCACCATCAACAAGGGCGCCCTGAAGGACGGCGTGAACGCGCTGGTCGACCAGTACGGCTCGCCGATCGATCCGAAGGCCACCTACGCCATCCAGGAGCAGAACCGCGCGTTCTACATCCAGGGTGACTTCGCCGGCGACGACTACCGCGGCAACGTCGGCGTGCGCTACTTCCGCACCCGCGACACGGTGGACGGTTACAACGCCGTCGGTACCGACACGTACGCCCCGGTGAACAAGCGCAGCGCGTACCACAACTGGCTGCCGTCGCTGAACATCGCCTACGACGTGCTCTCGGACGTGACCCTGCGCTTCGCCTACGCCCAGACCATCGCCCGTCCGCGCTACCAGCAGATGACGCCGTACGTCGCCCTCGACGACCGCAGCCTCACCGGTTCGCGCGGCAACACCGACCTGGGTCCGTACAAGTCGACCAACTACGACTTCTCGGCGGAGTGGTATTTCTCCGAGAACAGCATCCTGTCGGCCGAACTGTTCTTCCGTCGCATCTCGGGTTACATCCTCAACACCCAGGTGCTCGAGACCCACTACAACCTGACCAACCAGCGTGACGACGTGTACCAGATGCAGGTGCCGATCAACGCCGGCGTGGCGAAGGTGAAGGGCGCCTCGCTCACGTACCAGCAGAACTTCGGTCGCGGCTTCGGCATGCTGGCGAACTACACGTACTCCGACGCGGACACCAGCAACGACTTCCCGCTGCCGTACAACTCGAAGAACTCGTTCAACCTCTCGCCGTTCTTCGAGCAGGGACCGTGGAGCGCGCGCGTGACCTACAGCTGGCGCTCGTCGTACTTCACCTCGATCGCGGCGCTGCAGACGCAGCAGATCACGGGTATCTTCCGTGAACTCGACGCGTCCGTCGGCTACCAGATCAACGACCACATGCGCATCTCCCTGGATGGCACCAACCTGCTCGACGAGACCTACCAGGTCTACGACGACCGCCCGAGCCAGCCGCTGTACTCGTACAAGAACGGCCGTACGTACACGGTGACCCTGGGCCTGAAGCTGTGATGCGCCGCGCATCGTTGGTCCTGACGCTCTGGCTGGCCGCCGGAGCGGCCAGTGCCAACCCGCCGACGGAGAGGGACCTCTCCGCCGGCTGGCGCTTCCGTCTCGCCCAAGGGACGCAAGCGGGTGCGCACGCCGACCTGAAGGACTGGCTCCCGGCACACGTGCCGGGAGCCGTCCAGACCGATCTTCTCGCGCTGAAACGGATCGAGGATCCGTTCTGGCGCGACAACGAGGCCAGCCTGCAATGGATCGGCCTCTCCGACTGGGATTATCGACTCGACTTCGACGTGGACGCGGCCACCCTGGCACGCGGTCACGTCGATCTCGTTTTCGAGGGTCTCGATACCTTCGCCGAGGTGTCGCTCAACGGGAAGAAACTGCTGAGCGCGGACAACATGTTCCGCCGCTGGCGCCTGCCGGTGAAAGACACCCTGCACAAGGGTTCCAACACCCTCCAGGTACACCTGCAGTCGCCCATCGGCAAGCTGCTGCCGTGGCTGATGAAGCAGCCGTATTCGCTGCCGGGTGAATTCGATTCCGCCTTCGGCGACGAGCCCAAGGGCAAGCAGACCTCCAACTACGTGCGCAAGGCCAATTACCAGTACGGCTGGGATTGGGGCCCGCGCTACGTCACCCTCGGCATCTGGCAGCCCGTGCGCCTGGAAAGCTGGGACACGATGCGCCTGGCCGATTTCCACGTGGCGCAGAAGCACGTGGACGCCGACACCGCGCAGCTCGAAGGGCAGTTCGACCTGCGGGCGGACAAGGGCGGCCCGGTGACGCTCACCGTCGACTGGACGGCGCCGGACGGCACGCACGGTCACGAGGAGCGCAGCGTCGCCCTCGCCAAGGGCGAGAACCACCTGGCCTTGCCCGTGACCATCGCCCATCCGCAGCGCTGGTGGCCGCTGGGTTACGGCGAACCCAATCTCTATACCTTCCATGCCGAGGTCAGCGCCGACGGCCAGGCCGTCGCCGGCGTCGATCGCCACACGGGTCTGCGTAGCGTCGAATTGCGCCGTGAGAAGGATCAATGGGGGCGCAGCTTCGCCTTCGTGATCAACGGCGTGCCCGTGTTCGCCAAGGGCGCCGACCTCATCCCGTACGACAGCTTCCCCTCGCGCGTCACGCCCGAACGACAGGAAGCGCTGCTGCGCTCCGCGCACGACGCCAACATGAACATGCTGCGCATGTGGGGCGGCGGTACGTACCTCGAAGACGCGTTCTACGACGCGGCCGATCGCCTGGGCATCATGATCTGGCAGGACTTCATGTACGGCGGCGCGATCACGCCGTACGACGAGGCCTTCCGCCAGAGCGCGCGCATCGAGGCCGAAGAGCAGGTCACCCGCCTGCGCAACCATCCGTCCATCGTGATCTGGGCCGGCAACAACGAAGTGCAGACCGGCTGGGACGACTGGCCGGACCGCCAGGACTTCCGCAAGTTCGTCAACGCCGACGAGGTCAAGCGGATCGACGACGGCATGCGCGAGCTGTTCGGCAAGACGCTGCGCAAGGTGGTTTCCGACCTCTCGCCGTCGACGCCGTACTGGGCCAGTTCGCCCAGCACCGACTTCGATGGCCCGGCCAATGTCGAGACCGACGGCGACTACCACTACTGGAAGGTGTGGTCGGGCTCCGAGCCCATCTCGCACTACCTCGACATGACGCCGCGCTTCCAGTCCGAGTACGGCCTGCAGTCGTTCCCGGTGATGGCCACGATCAAGGCCTTCGCCAAGCCGGAAGACATGCAGCCGGAATCGAAGGTGATGCGCGCGCACCAGAAGTTCGCCAACGGCGACGGCAACCAGCGCCTGCTGTTGTACATCCGCCAGGAATACGGCGAGCCGAAGGATTTCCCCTCGTTCGTGTACCTGAGCCAGGTGATGCAGGCCGAGGGCATCGAGCTGGCCGCCGAACACCTGCGCAGCAAGCGTCCGCAGAACATGGGCACGCTGTACTGGCAGCTCAACGACGTGTGGCCGGGCGCTTCCTGGGCCAGCGTGGATTACTTCAATCGCTGGAAGGCCCTGCAGTACCATGCCAAGCGCTTCTACGCGCCGGTGGACGTGGTGCCGCAGCGTCGCGACGGCAAGACGACCGTGTTCGCCGTGTCGGACCGCACGACGGACTTCGACGCCACCCTGCGCCTGCGCGTCTACGACATGGCGGGGAAGATGCTGCGCGAGAGCAGCCAGCCCGTGCGCGCCGCCGCGCTGGCGAGCACGGGCGTGCTGACGCTCGACGATGCCGCGCTGCTGAAGGGCGCCGATCCGAAGCGCACCGTGGTCTCGTTCGACCTGATCGAGCAGGGCACCACCGTCGCCCATCACCTGCTGTATTTCGGCGCGGCACGCGATCTCGCGCTGCCGAAGCCGGAACTGACGTGGAACGTGAGCGACGGCGGCCATGGCCTGGTGGTGACGGTCAGCGCGAAGCGCCTCGCGCGCGCCGTATGGGTCGACACGCAAGACCTCGACGTGCGATTGTCCGACAACGCGTTCGATCTGCTGCCCGGCGAGAGCCGGCAGCTCGACGTGCAGGGCACCACCGATCTCGAAACCCTGCGTCGTACCGTGTCGGCGATGTCGCTGGTCGATGCACTGAAGGAGGGCAAACAGTGAATCCAAGCCGTCGCAACCTGCTCAAGTGGCTCTCGCTCGCGCCCGGCCTCGCCGTGGCCGGCGGTGTCGGCGTCGCTTCCGCCGCCGGCTCGCGTTTCGCGAGCAAGCGGCCGCCGGTGGCGCAGCGCAAGTTCACCAGTCCCGCCGTGGAGGCGTTGATCGCCTCCACCAAGAAGAAGATCGCCGACCCCGAGCTCGCCTGGCTGTTCGAGAACTGCTTCCCCAACACGCTCGACACCACGGTGGAGCTGGGCCGCCTCGACGGTTACGAAGACACCTTCGTGGTCACCGGCGACATCGATGCCATGTGGTTGCGCGATTCGTCGGCCCAGGTGTGGCCCTACC
This window of the Luteibacter aegosomatis genome carries:
- a CDS encoding beta-mannosidase; translation: MRRASLVLTLWLAAGAASANPPTERDLSAGWRFRLAQGTQAGAHADLKDWLPAHVPGAVQTDLLALKRIEDPFWRDNEASLQWIGLSDWDYRLDFDVDAATLARGHVDLVFEGLDTFAEVSLNGKKLLSADNMFRRWRLPVKDTLHKGSNTLQVHLQSPIGKLLPWLMKQPYSLPGEFDSAFGDEPKGKQTSNYVRKANYQYGWDWGPRYVTLGIWQPVRLESWDTMRLADFHVAQKHVDADTAQLEGQFDLRADKGGPVTLTVDWTAPDGTHGHEERSVALAKGENHLALPVTIAHPQRWWPLGYGEPNLYTFHAEVSADGQAVAGVDRHTGLRSVELRREKDQWGRSFAFVINGVPVFAKGADLIPYDSFPSRVTPERQEALLRSAHDANMNMLRMWGGGTYLEDAFYDAADRLGIMIWQDFMYGGAITPYDEAFRQSARIEAEEQVTRLRNHPSIVIWAGNNEVQTGWDDWPDRQDFRKFVNADEVKRIDDGMRELFGKTLRKVVSDLSPSTPYWASSPSTDFDGPANVETDGDYHYWKVWSGSEPISHYLDMTPRFQSEYGLQSFPVMATIKAFAKPEDMQPESKVMRAHQKFANGDGNQRLLLYIRQEYGEPKDFPSFVYLSQVMQAEGIELAAEHLRSKRPQNMGTLYWQLNDVWPGASWASVDYFNRWKALQYHAKRFYAPVDVVPQRRDGKTTVFAVSDRTTDFDATLRLRVYDMAGKMLRESSQPVRAAALASTGVLTLDDAALLKGADPKRTVVSFDLIEQGTTVAHHLLYFGAARDLALPKPELTWNVSDGGHGLVVTVSAKRLARAVWVDTQDLDVRLSDNAFDLLPGESRQLDVQGTTDLETLRRTVSAMSLVDALKEGKQ
- a CDS encoding DUF3300 domain-containing protein, with translation MKYLPKDVFLMTALSVATLGMLAGCQRQAPADEAAAPSPAPAVTAEQPAAAAYQPPTAEQLYALVSPIALFPDKLVALTLAASTHPDDVHAARGFLEDRRNLSGSALIDAAADEPWDPSVKALVAFPAVVDQLDGHDDWTAALGAAYAAEPTDVLNAIQVMRQRARAHGSLRDTPQQTVRVTDAPETTTVVDERRVVEPPAQTIEIEPAQPDVVYVPSYDPDVVYGEPVYSRVYTTERWYEPAPDRGDLVATGLLSFGAGVLVGELFAHGHHDHPWGWDAWRTSWGGPRGGGYGRPAVVYDNHPYVVNRTTVINRYTHIDRSVHIDNRHDFGNVSVHNTFDRGAPAPGPSRFAPPAASPRAVDFAHMQRPSFSPAMMHATAPNGRPALPSPGAERAAFAAHAGNEPPRPPEAHAPAAGGAMEPGRPHAFDPATAQRHDRPSPTPVAAPRQETRDDVRMPPRDTRLAQHVPPPTDPGLMTHRAEPRVEPREEPHMEPQAQPHMEQRVEPRAQPRMEQRMEPHMEPRMEAHAQPHVEARPEQHQASRPAPHHDERRPPAHEDKHDH
- a CDS encoding TonB-dependent receptor, translated to MAQTATNAPAASDAKKTTADQAAPQDAAELTGITVTGIRASLQKSLDLKRNSDSIVDAISAEDVGKFPDTNVAESLSHLPGISVDRNFGEGDKVSILGTDPALNRLLLNGQTLASTNWTSDPNNPDSRSFDYSLLTSEIIGNAQVYKTPQAKIDEGSIGGTVIVNTRRPLDLKANTLTGNVSYNYNDRADTGKPNASVFYSWKNQDNTFGVLGSLMHSQRIIDRQGTEIFGYQRANDPTDTNPDHQFAPGVVPAGTQPTYPTAINTAWFQQKRKRDGVSTGLQWKPNDAFELNFTGLYVTEKFDNFNQSRYGDWSGSAPYATSVGVNDGVITSANYGPNAPTYLDGYERESKVNTGAAQLRADWYGDGWTASSQIGYTGSTGGSEGIWNTQFKSLGGYNWNLDGQHPQINYNFPDNPSAAAINGVGFSRAPTYDRERYFQADFAHDVAWGPLNQIEVGVKATNHYNGQDAYASRFPSLASMGIGGLTLNDWAGGQTPDGFLGGLNATPGMQDWTTINKGALKDGVNALVDQYGSPIDPKATYAIQEQNRAFYIQGDFAGDDYRGNVGVRYFRTRDTVDGYNAVGTDTYAPVNKRSAYHNWLPSLNIAYDVLSDVTLRFAYAQTIARPRYQQMTPYVALDDRSLTGSRGNTDLGPYKSTNYDFSAEWYFSENSILSAELFFRRISGYILNTQVLETHYNLTNQRDDVYQMQVPINAGVAKVKGASLTYQQNFGRGFGMLANYTYSDADTSNDFPLPYNSKNSFNLSPFFEQGPWSARVTYSWRSSYFTSIAALQTQQITGIFRELDASVGYQINDHMRISLDGTNLLDETYQVYDDRPSQPLYSYKNGRTYTVTLGLKL